aactgaaaaaaagactaGTGAAAGCAAGGGCCGAAAATGACtacttcattttttttttgttatatatagattttttttttgtttcaataAACTGGGGAGAATGGAATAGGTAAGTAAGTATAAGCGTTTTATTTAATCATTACAATTTAGCTTCAGTAGCGTAAAAGCGCACCACTTCGTCAATGGCTTTAGCTACGTATTCCACGTTTCCCTGATTCAGCCCGGCTATGGATGCCCTACCCGAGGCGACCAAATAAACGGCGTGGATTTCTTCCAGTCTCTGGACCATTTGAGGACTTAGTCCTGTGAAAGAGAACATCCCGCATTGGTTTACTATATGATCCCAGTTGCCCGGAGTGCCCAACTTAACCAAATGATCTCTTAACGCGTGTCTCATCTTGGTAATTCTCGAAGACATGGTGACCATATCCTTGTGCCATTGCTCGGTCAATTCTGGTGTTTCCAGCAGTTTGGCTACGATCTTGGCACCATAGGCGGGTGGGTTGGACACTTCACTACGAATGATCTTGGCCAGCTGAGAGGTGACGGCCGGCTTGACGGACTGGTTTTGCGCTTGCTTTGTAAGTGCTAGATGTAAGCAACCCACACGCTCACCGTACATACCGGCGTTCTTGGCGAACGACTGGCAGATGAAGACGGGAGAGACCGTGGCGAGTCTGTCCACACCCAGACGCACAGCGTACGCGTCTTTGTCCAAGTCACCTGTGGCGAATCCTTGGTAGGCGGTGTCAAATAGGGCGATGTGGTTCTTGGAGGCGATGGCGTCAACAATCTGGACCCACTGTTCGTTGGTTGGGTCCAACCCGGTGGGGTTGTGGGCACAAGAGTGTAAAACGAAAATCGAGCCCTCTGGAGCGCTTTTGACGGTGCCTAGGAACCCGTCCAGGTCCAGGGACTTGGTCTCGTTGGCCCAGTAAGGGTAAGTGGTAGTTTTCAAGCCTTGGTTCTCAAAAATGGCCATGTGGTTGGCCCAAGTGGGCTTGGACAAGTAGACCAGTCTACCGGAGAGGAATTTTGAGAAGAACTTGGCAGAAATATGAAGAGCCCCCGTCCCGGACAGCGATTGCACGGAGATTACTCTGTCTTCCTGCAAGGCGGCGGACTGCGTACCGAAGATGATCTTGGCGGCGTTCGACGTCAATGTGGGCAACCCGGTGATACCGAGATATTCGTGGTTGTAGGAGTTGTCGCTATGAATCAGTTTTTCCGCGGCTTTAACGCTTGGCAGGACCCATGGCTTACCGTTATCGTCCCTGTAGGCTCCAATACCCAAGTCGACCTTGGTGGTGCGTTGGTCTTGGCCGTATCTTTGCTTGATACCGAAAAGGGCATCAGGGGGCAGCAATTCGATGTTGTTTAGTAGGGAGGCAGACATTATCGTTCttgtctttttgttttttcaccttttGAGGTTTCACTGCGGTTGTGGTCAATTGCACTTCTTAGCAAACacatatgtatatataccGGCGTGCGAGACGACACGATGTATGGGGCCGATCACGCTGACTCATTTGGACCGAGTGTCGCAGATCGTTGCGCACGGGCTCAGCACAACCGATCGCTTTGAATGATGATTAGCGGTACCGCAAACAGGACCATCGCAGTAAAAGCAGTAAAAAACTAACAACCTAGCAATTCCCAAAAATAGCTACCTTGAGTGCCGCCGTGTGGAGTGCATTTCGCCATATTTTCAGCAGTAActtttcttgtatttcttTAGATCGTTGCATGCTATGCCGCTACCATTTGAGGAGCTGTGTGTTGGTAAACAACGTCAGCTCAGGTTAACTGAACATACATACACCTTAAGCTTCTTATTACTTTTTTATGGCgcatctttgtttttcttctccaatgGTAACCCTAAATCTTCAGCGGCTATTAGCGGCCGGGTTACAGtttgttgctgtttttttttcatcttaGTTTTTTCTCAGCTTCTCTCGCCTATATAAACACTTAGCAAGTctcatcatttttcaatccATCTATT
This genomic window from Saccharomyces kudriavzevii IFO 1802 strain IFO1802 genome assembly, chromosome: 12 contains:
- the AAT2 gene encoding aspartate transaminase AAT2 (similar to Saccharomyces cerevisiae AAT2 (YLR027C); ancestral locus Anc_2.420), encoding MSASLLNNIELLPPDALFGIKQRYGQDQRTTKVDLGIGAYRDDNGKPWVLPSVKAAEKLIHSDNSYNHEYLGITGLPTLTSNAAKIIFGTQSAALQEDRVISVQSLSGTGALHISAKFFSKFLSGRLVYLSKPTWANHMAIFENQGLKTTTYPYWANETKSLDLDGFLGTVKSAPEGSIFVLHSCAHNPTGLDPTNEQWVQIVDAIASKNHIALFDTAYQGFATGDLDKDAYAVRLGVDRLATVSPVFICQSFAKNAGMYGERVGCLHLALTKQAQNQSVKPAVTSQLAKIIRSEVSNPPAYGAKIVAKLLETPELTEQWHKDMVTMSSRITKMRHALRDHLVKLGTPGNWDHIVNQCGMFSFTGLSPQMVQRLEEIHAVYLVASGRASIAGLNQGNVEYVAKAIDEVVRFYATEAKL